Genomic DNA from Lactuca sativa cultivar Salinas chromosome 8, Lsat_Salinas_v11, whole genome shotgun sequence:
TGATGACtattttattctttattgaaTGGACAGTTAATGATGAaccaaaatgaataaaattcacaACTTGATTCAGAACAGATAAAAACTATTCACATGAGTACATAGCAAAAAGACTTGAAAATAAAAACAATCAACTTCCATTACACCCAACAAACATCAACACAATTCAaaagctaaaacccatcacttcacCATCCAATTGATTCTTAGTAATCTACGGTTGTGAGAGGCTCAtgagtacttgacccgataaaaataatttcatatacAAGTGCGGCTATACCCGCACCCACAAATGGGCCTAGCCAGTAAACCCAGTGGCTGTTCCAGGTCCAGCTGACGACAGCTGGACCGAATGACACAGCAGGGTTCATAGATGCACCATCGAACGCACCGCCAGCTAAGATGTTTGCACCAACTATGAACCCAATAGCTAGTGGTGCAATAATCCCCAAATCGCCCTTTTTAGGATCAACCGCGGTTGCGTACACCGTGTACACCAGTCCAAAAGTCATCACTATCTCAAACACCACCGCATTCCACTCTCCCACACCCGATGAAAGTGCAAAAGCCGATGTTTCCTacacaaaatataaataaatttacttttttttttcgatttatgTTGTTTTGATTAAAATTTTGTTCACTTGCTTACCAAACCCCCGGTTGCAAATTTTAAAAGCAAGCAAGCAACAACGGACCCGAGACACTGTGCAATCCAATATACAACACTTCTCAAAAACGAAATGTGACCACCAACAAACAAGCCGAATGTCACAGCAGGGTTCACATGACCCCCTGAAATATTAGCACCAACCGACACCGCCACAAATAGCGCAAAAGCATGCGCTATTGATGCGGAAATAAGACCGGCTGGTGTTGCGGCACCACCATCAGTTAACTTTCCTGCAAATAAAATCAGAACTCAATTAAACATGTTTTCTGATATTTTTGTGGGTCCCAGAATTGGACCCGGTAAACGCATTTATTATTTAACACTAATAGAAATACAATAGTTTTACCAAAAGCCATCCCGGCGCCTTCGCCGGCAAAAACAAAAATGAGCATCGAAATGAACTCTGCAAGGGCGGCTTTTAGGGCGTCCGGCGAGCTTGCTTCCGCTGGAGTTCCAATGGCAATACTGGAAATTGGCATTTTTTTTCCTTTCAGtgtaatatattttttgtattCAAGTGAGGGAGTGAAAGCTTGGATTGGAGTTTGCTTAAGTGGCAGTTATATATAGCAGTGTAGTATGCAACGATTTAGGGAGGAAAATAGCCGGTTGCCAGACGGTAACCGGTTTAGGTAGGGAcccaaatttaaaatttcaacatATGTTGTAAAGCGCCTCCAAGTTGTTTGGATGGTGCCACGTGGTATGGAGATGCGATTGAGATCGTTGGATTAGAACCGTCCAAAGGTGGGGTCACCAATGATGATGAGCTTATTTTTTAACCGACCATTGAGAACTTTTTGTGATGTGTGCTAGACCATCGTAATCATTTGCGCTGGCAGCACTTACCCGTGACCCCCAATGTCAGCTCCTAAAAATTCGTCGTTTTGTTTTAGAAAATTATGTGTCAAAGGTAACATATAAAATCGCAAAATGGATTGGgttttaaattaaataatatatcaAAACAAATTAGTTTTAATATTTGTTCAAATGGATTCGGTCGCTAGGGTTTTGGTTAAtacataattttttcatttttttaaattaaagagAATTCATACGTTGAtggttattaaattaataataaaattattattttttatataaaatggtTCGGGAAGTTTagtttattttatacattttcgCGATCTTAAACAActctattttttttgtttgtctatttgagatataaatataaaatttaactaGACCATTCACCTAGTGTGTATATATAAAggtaaaacaaaacaaaataaaataaaataaattaaagtgAATAATTTATACATGTATAATCAATTTTCTTAACTAATTGGATTTTGTACTGTATTTCAAGGTTTATTTTACATGTTTAGTCGAACTAAAACAGACAATTATTAATTCGTTAAAAGCTAATTGGTTTATCACAATTATTAATAATGTGatgtaaatatataattaaataatatattgtatttaaaattaaaataagataAATCTTCATAAATAATCTCTATGGTTTTGAGCAAGTTTAATCTCTAATTTCTTTTATGGCCTCAAGAATGGTTTTTATGGCTTCAATTTCAATCATGATTGGTCTCTCACACatataataaaacaaaaacaataataataataataataataataataatatttatatttatattagggatgttcgtttggatggattaGTTCAATTTAATCCGATCAAgtgaattttatttataaattcataacaacgactatgaattttaaacaaaattacactaaaataatatagagtgtaatttaacttacaGAGATTCCCTAGACAAAAGTCCGAAAATTACACTAACGAAACTTCGAGCTGATAGCTACTACATACCAGGCTCCTAGGAACTTCTAAACTTTCCAAAATATCCTAACTACTAAGGAAAGGAATGAGTTTATGGtgtctatttataggctgggatTTGGGCATGCGCGTTGTGCAAGGCCTTGCATGCCACGCACATGGTCGATGTGCTTACCCGAGTGTAGTGCCATGTGTCGGAATTTGGTTGGT
This window encodes:
- the LOC111909461 gene encoding aquaporin TIP1-2 encodes the protein MPISSIAIGTPAEASSPDALKAALAEFISMLIFVFAGEGAGMAFGKLTDGGAATPAGLISASIAHAFALFVAVSVGANISGGHVNPAVTFGLFVGGHISFLRSVVYWIAQCLGSVVACLLLKFATGGLETSAFALSSGVGEWNAVVFEIVMTFGLVYTVYATAVDPKKGDLGIIAPLAIGFIVGANILAGGAFDGASMNPAVSFGPAVVSWTWNSHWVYWLGPFVGAGIAALVYEIIFIGSSTHEPLTTVDY